One part of the Ruegeria sp. SCSIO 43209 genome encodes these proteins:
- a CDS encoding ABC transporter ATP-binding protein, which yields MDGAALQDKPQSDAKREAVIRVRNLTNQFGEQVVHDNLNLDVWRGEVLGVVGGSGTGKSVLLRTIVGLNKPKSGSIEVLGVDVLNGPEEERQRIERSWGVAFQDGALFSSLTVLQNVMAPLREHTGISEKLMAALGGLKISLVGLPQLSCSKFPSELSGGMRKRAALARALSLDPEIVFLDEPTAGLDPIGAAAYDDLIGELQHTLGLTVFMVTHDLDSLYAICDRVAVLAEKRVLVEGPIEEMTKVDHPWVQEYFTGPRARAAQQKGQDR from the coding sequence ATGGATGGAGCCGCGCTTCAGGACAAGCCCCAATCCGACGCGAAACGCGAGGCCGTTATTCGTGTGCGCAATTTAACCAACCAGTTCGGCGAGCAAGTGGTCCACGACAACCTCAACCTCGATGTCTGGCGCGGTGAAGTGCTGGGTGTTGTCGGTGGATCGGGCACTGGGAAGTCCGTGCTTTTGCGTACCATCGTCGGGCTGAACAAGCCCAAGTCGGGAAGTATTGAGGTTCTTGGCGTCGATGTTCTTAACGGCCCCGAAGAAGAACGTCAGCGGATCGAAAGAAGCTGGGGTGTGGCATTTCAGGACGGTGCGCTGTTTTCCTCACTGACTGTATTGCAGAACGTGATGGCGCCTCTGCGCGAGCACACGGGTATCAGTGAAAAATTGATGGCCGCACTGGGTGGTCTGAAGATCAGTCTTGTTGGCTTACCTCAACTAAGTTGTAGCAAGTTCCCCTCGGAACTGTCCGGCGGAATGCGTAAACGCGCTGCGTTGGCCCGCGCACTGTCGCTGGACCCCGAAATCGTTTTTCTGGACGAACCAACTGCCGGGTTGGACCCGATCGGGGCCGCCGCATATGATGACCTGATCGGGGAACTTCAGCACACGTTGGGGCTGACCGTGTTCATGGTAACGCATGATCTGGACAGCCTTTATGCCATATGTGATCGCGTTGCGGTACTTGCGGAAAAACGCGTGCTGGTTGAAGGTCCGATAGAAGAGATGACCAAGGTCGACCATCCTTGGGTTCAGGAATATTTCACAGGCCCCCGCGCCCGTGCGGCACAACAGAAGGGGCAGGACAGGTAG
- a CDS encoding MlaD family protein has product METRANYILIGAFTLAGILGAFGFFLWLAKFEVTRQYAYYDVLFDNVSGLSAAGGVNYNGLPVGQVVSLDLDKDDPSKVRVRLEVDADIPVTKETIAQLQSLGVTGVAYVELSGGSPTAERLAQNSVIPSKRSSIQSLLEGAPEVLEKAVTLLENLNSVVDDKNRKAVSDILNNLAEASGKLDKTLTDFQSLSSDLGGAAKDVGEFTKRLDTLANTAETTLSTGTDTLKSIKETSESAKTTLETANNAIASAESVIQEDIRPFIERGSILAERLTRLSDEGSVTLEVISETVLNANTTLESVTSTMDSAKGALDSAERAFDSANRVMDEDISPVAEDVSKAANQVAETVSNITEKIDKISDDVLSASQSASDLLGTIDGIVQDNRRQVSDFLRVGLPQFIRFIEESQRLVISLDRLVDKVERDPARFLLGTQASEFRQ; this is encoded by the coding sequence ATGGAGACCCGAGCGAATTACATCCTGATCGGTGCGTTCACCCTGGCGGGCATCCTTGGTGCCTTCGGGTTCTTTCTGTGGCTCGCCAAATTCGAAGTGACCCGGCAATACGCCTATTATGATGTGTTGTTCGACAATGTCTCGGGCCTGTCGGCTGCAGGTGGCGTAAATTACAACGGCTTGCCTGTGGGTCAGGTGGTTTCCCTGGACTTGGACAAAGATGACCCGTCAAAGGTGCGAGTGCGGCTTGAGGTTGATGCCGACATCCCTGTTACCAAAGAAACCATCGCACAGTTGCAATCTCTGGGTGTGACAGGGGTTGCTTATGTTGAGCTTTCCGGAGGGTCTCCAACCGCAGAAAGGCTAGCCCAGAACAGTGTCATCCCAAGCAAGCGCAGTTCGATTCAATCCTTGCTTGAGGGTGCGCCAGAGGTTCTGGAAAAGGCAGTCACCCTGTTGGAGAACCTCAATTCGGTTGTTGATGACAAAAACCGAAAGGCGGTGTCGGATATCCTGAACAATCTGGCAGAAGCGTCGGGCAAGCTGGATAAAACTCTGACGGATTTCCAGTCGCTCTCGTCCGATTTGGGCGGTGCGGCCAAAGACGTTGGAGAATTTACCAAGAGACTGGATACGTTGGCGAACACGGCCGAGACGACGTTGAGCACAGGAACGGACACGCTGAAGAGCATCAAAGAGACCTCAGAATCCGCCAAAACAACGCTAGAGACTGCAAATAACGCCATTGCCAGTGCTGAAAGCGTGATTCAGGAAGATATCCGGCCCTTTATCGAACGCGGGTCAATCCTGGCCGAAAGGCTGACTCGGCTGTCAGATGAAGGCAGCGTTACGCTTGAGGTAATCAGCGAGACTGTTCTGAATGCAAACACCACCCTTGAGTCGGTTACATCGACTATGGATTCAGCCAAAGGGGCGCTCGATTCAGCAGAGAGGGCGTTTGACTCGGCAAACCGGGTGATGGACGAGGATATCTCACCTGTCGCTGAAGATGTGAGTAAGGCGGCTAATCAGGTTGCGGAAACCGTCTCGAATATCACCGAAAAGATCGACAAGATTTCCGACGATGTTCTCAGCGCCTCCCAATCGGCGTCGGATCTGCTGGGAACCATCGACGGGATCGTTCAGGACAACCGCCGTCAGGTTTCGGACTTCTTGCGCGTTGGGTTGCCTCAGTTCATCCGGTTCATCGAGGAATCACAGCGTCTAGTCATCAGTCTGGATAGATTGGTCGACAAGGTCGAACGCGACCCGGCCCGCTTTTTGTTAGGCACCCAAGCATCGGAGTTTCGTCAATGA
- a CDS encoding ABC-type transport auxiliary lipoprotein family protein — MIRPLILTLVLAALTGCTGLGTLRQASKPNDLYLLTPKSTFSSSLPRIQKQIVVEEPTATAAVNTDQIAVQPTLLQVQYLPRARWVDRAPLIVQALMVESYENSGKVAAVGRSTVGLRADYVIAPDLREFQGIVISETEDTKTVRVEVRINIKIIDEYEDKIIASSSFQEAVLATSDKTPELVEAFDIALGKTMRDAVEWSIRKIHTHTLNNPRSRPS, encoded by the coding sequence ATGATACGGCCCTTAATATTGACTCTGGTTTTGGCCGCTTTGACGGGCTGCACGGGCTTGGGCACGCTGCGGCAGGCTTCTAAACCCAATGACTTGTATTTGCTGACACCCAAAAGCACGTTCTCGTCATCGCTGCCGCGAATCCAAAAACAGATCGTTGTCGAAGAGCCCACAGCGACGGCGGCCGTGAACACCGATCAGATCGCCGTGCAGCCCACCTTGCTTCAGGTACAGTATCTGCCGCGGGCCCGATGGGTGGATCGCGCGCCGTTAATTGTGCAGGCGCTGATGGTCGAAAGCTACGAAAATTCGGGCAAGGTCGCGGCCGTAGGACGTTCGACCGTAGGCCTGAGAGCGGACTATGTGATCGCGCCTGATCTGCGCGAATTTCAGGGCATCGTCATCAGCGAAACCGAAGACACGAAAACGGTCCGCGTAGAAGTGCGCATCAATATCAAGATCATCGATGAGTATGAGGACAAGATCATCGCTTCAAGCTCATTCCAGGAAGCAGTGCTGGCGACCAGCGATAAAACACCCGAACTGGTTGAGGCCTTTGATATCGCGTTGGGCAAGACAATGCGGGATGCCGTGGAATGGAGCATCCGCAAAATCCATACGCATACGCTCAATAACCCGCGATCAAGACCTAGCTAG
- a CDS encoding FMN-binding glutamate synthase family protein: MIVRRLYYFLSYVCLPLTLLWGFFWPPAHWLLIILIPYAVVGLYDMLTTKHNVLNNYPVLGHFRYMLEFVSPEIRQYFVETNESGRPYNRIIRSLVYSRAKGQVDTQAFGTQYDIMTVGYHRADHSLSPKHVEESEERVILGGPQCDKPYNASRLNVSAMSFGALSANAIRALNGGAKDGGFAHNTGEGGLSPHHLAEGGDVIWQIGTGYFGCRTPDGGFDKDLFAEKAKKDVVKAIEIKLSQGAKPSHGGVLPAAKVDEEIAEIRGVPVHQDVISPPIHSAFDGPTGLMHFVQHLREMSGGKPVGFKLCIGRRSEFMAICKAMLETEILPDFITVDGAEGGTGAAPVEFTNRLGMPLNEALIFVNNCLRGIGVRDKVRVICSGKVATGFDMVEKFALGADMCNAARAMMFAVGCIQALHCNTNRCPSGVATQDPIRGRAVNVPQKRQRVHRFHDATLESFREILGAMGKAKVSDLRPADIRRRNADERERSYAELYSFLDDGSLLGKTIPEEFAADWQVASASQF; this comes from the coding sequence ATGATTGTTCGCAGGCTTTACTATTTCCTCAGCTATGTCTGCTTGCCTTTGACTTTGCTTTGGGGTTTTTTCTGGCCACCCGCCCACTGGTTGCTGATCATACTGATCCCCTATGCGGTTGTCGGTCTCTACGATATGCTGACAACAAAGCATAATGTGCTGAACAACTACCCGGTACTGGGTCACTTCCGATATATGTTGGAGTTTGTCAGCCCTGAAATCCGGCAGTATTTCGTTGAAACCAATGAAAGCGGGCGGCCCTATAATCGGATCATCCGCAGTCTGGTCTATTCCCGCGCCAAGGGGCAGGTGGATACTCAGGCGTTTGGCACTCAGTACGATATCATGACGGTAGGTTATCACCGCGCTGATCACTCGCTATCCCCCAAGCACGTCGAAGAGAGCGAAGAACGGGTGATACTGGGCGGCCCTCAGTGCGACAAACCCTACAATGCGTCGCGCCTGAACGTATCAGCAATGAGTTTCGGTGCACTCAGCGCCAACGCAATCCGTGCTTTGAACGGTGGTGCAAAAGATGGGGGTTTTGCGCATAACACGGGCGAAGGCGGACTGTCCCCCCACCATCTGGCAGAAGGTGGAGACGTCATCTGGCAAATCGGAACAGGATATTTTGGATGCCGCACGCCTGATGGTGGGTTCGATAAGGACCTGTTTGCCGAAAAGGCCAAGAAAGATGTCGTCAAAGCGATCGAGATCAAATTGTCGCAAGGGGCGAAGCCGTCTCATGGCGGGGTCCTACCGGCAGCAAAGGTGGATGAAGAAATCGCCGAGATTCGTGGGGTTCCAGTACATCAGGATGTGATTTCCCCACCTATTCATTCGGCCTTTGATGGACCGACTGGATTGATGCATTTCGTTCAGCATCTGCGAGAGATGTCAGGTGGCAAGCCCGTGGGCTTCAAACTCTGCATCGGTCGTCGATCCGAGTTTATGGCGATTTGCAAAGCGATGTTGGAAACTGAGATTCTGCCTGACTTCATCACGGTGGACGGCGCGGAAGGGGGCACTGGCGCTGCCCCGGTCGAGTTCACCAACCGATTGGGGATGCCGCTTAACGAGGCACTGATCTTTGTAAACAACTGTCTGCGCGGTATTGGAGTCCGCGACAAGGTGCGGGTGATCTGTTCGGGCAAAGTGGCCACTGGGTTCGATATGGTCGAGAAATTCGCTTTGGGTGCGGATATGTGTAACGCGGCGCGGGCGATGATGTTTGCGGTGGGGTGCATTCAGGCGCTGCATTGCAACACCAACAGGTGCCCTTCGGGGGTGGCAACGCAAGATCCGATCCGTGGTCGGGCGGTGAATGTGCCACAGAAACGACAGCGCGTACATCGGTTTCATGACGCGACGCTTGAAAGTTTCCGCGAGATATTAGGGGCTATGGGCAAAGCAAAAGTTTCCGACCTGCGCCCTGCTGACATCCGGCGCCGAAATGCGGATGAACGAGAGCGGTCTTATGCCGAGCTATATAGCTTTCTGGATGACGGCTCTCTGTTGGGCAAGACCATCCCCGAAGAGTTCGCCGCTGACTGGCAAGTCGCCTCAGCGAGCCAGTTCTAG
- a CDS encoding CrcB family protein, which produces MSKTAPVFGHRALMYTAVFVGGAAGSLLRELFSLEIPGAPFLTATFGINVAACFVLGWLYAIRNRVHAHVLHLGAVGFCGGLSTFSSFVAELERLAETGNWFVVIAVSAEIAFGLTAAVLGEALGRRHHSRETSE; this is translated from the coding sequence GTGTCGAAAACAGCGCCTGTATTCGGGCATCGCGCCCTGATGTATACAGCCGTCTTTGTGGGGGGTGCTGCAGGGTCGTTGCTGCGCGAGCTATTTTCGCTGGAGATCCCCGGCGCTCCGTTCCTGACCGCGACTTTCGGCATCAATGTTGCGGCCTGTTTCGTTCTAGGTTGGCTCTATGCCATTCGAAATCGTGTCCACGCCCACGTCCTGCATCTAGGGGCCGTTGGATTTTGCGGTGGGCTATCGACGTTTTCCTCATTCGTCGCCGAGCTGGAAAGACTGGCAGAAACCGGGAATTGGTTTGTGGTTATCGCCGTAAGCGCGGAGATCGCATTTGGTCTTACGGCGGCGGTTCTTGGGGAAGCGCTGGGTCGGCGGCATCATTCCCGGGAAACATCGGAATGA
- a CDS encoding CrcB family protein: MTTLYLHAMFALGGGLGAVLRHWLALRVTHDLPYSTLIVNVLGSLLLGLWIGYLGGSAEMGEEEKRLVFGFCGGFTTFSSFAYQSLQLHRERTIVFAAGNIALSLALCWFALWLGLVLTR; the protein is encoded by the coding sequence ATGACGACCTTGTATCTGCATGCCATGTTCGCATTGGGCGGAGGATTGGGGGCTGTACTGCGGCATTGGCTGGCGCTTCGGGTGACGCATGATCTGCCGTACTCGACCCTGATCGTGAATGTTCTGGGCAGCCTTCTGCTGGGTCTATGGATTGGTTATCTGGGTGGCTCTGCGGAAATGGGCGAAGAGGAAAAACGCCTTGTATTCGGGTTCTGCGGCGGCTTCACCACATTCTCAAGCTTCGCCTATCAATCGCTGCAATTGCACCGTGAACGGACGATCGTATTTGCCGCCGGGAACATCGCTCTCAGCCTAGCATTGTGCTGGTTCGCGCTATGGCTGGGCCTTGTTCTGACGCGCTAG
- a CDS encoding DHA2 family efflux MFS transporter permease subunit: protein MTDAGHINRVIVVAVVLSAILEVLDSTIVNVALPHIQAAFGATTDQATWILTSYIVSAVVVMPLTGFVARRVGRRRLILTAVTGFATMSVMCGLSWSLQTIVAFRLAQGMFGAFLIPLSQSILFDAFPREKRGQAMAVFGLGVVVAPVLGPTVGAVLTEYFSWRMVFFVNLPVAAMALLLLAGELPDDKTEEVRIDWKGLALLAVGIGCLQFILDQGETKDWLSSRMIQLALIASVLGALGFIVHSLTSRHSVVDLRLFADRNFALCNLVIAGFAISLFGGIAILPTFVQSLLDYPVIESGHLFIPRGIAAGASMVLTGAVLVTRFDPRVLAGLGMLLTALGNFMLGTLNLDAGFWQLAWPGFVSGLGMGLVFVPMSILAFESISKSRQDEASGLFNVTRQLGSSVGISLVGTWVVRGLQTNTAVLSQNVTPYNPAAQAYLAPLGLTPDSAQGAAILGQEIARQAEMISYLTVFNNLGLLALATIPLLFFCRAPRPDQRAAAPVH from the coding sequence ATGACTGATGCCGGCCACATCAATCGCGTGATTGTCGTGGCCGTCGTGCTCAGCGCTATTCTCGAAGTTCTGGACAGTACCATCGTCAATGTTGCGTTGCCGCATATTCAGGCGGCTTTTGGGGCCACAACCGATCAGGCGACATGGATCTTAACCAGCTATATCGTCTCAGCCGTTGTGGTCATGCCGCTGACCGGGTTTGTCGCGCGTCGGGTCGGGCGGCGCAGGCTGATCCTGACTGCGGTCACGGGTTTTGCCACAATGTCTGTCATGTGCGGCCTGTCATGGAGTCTTCAGACTATCGTCGCGTTCCGCCTGGCGCAGGGGATGTTCGGCGCGTTCCTGATCCCGTTATCGCAGTCCATCCTGTTTGATGCCTTTCCGCGTGAAAAACGGGGACAGGCCATGGCGGTCTTTGGCTTGGGCGTGGTGGTCGCACCGGTGTTGGGCCCAACTGTAGGTGCAGTCCTGACTGAGTATTTTTCGTGGCGAATGGTGTTTTTCGTCAACCTTCCGGTCGCCGCCATGGCCCTGCTGCTTTTGGCGGGCGAGTTGCCGGACGACAAAACCGAAGAGGTGCGCATCGACTGGAAAGGCCTGGCGCTGCTGGCAGTTGGCATTGGATGCCTTCAATTCATTCTTGACCAAGGTGAGACCAAGGACTGGCTGTCATCGAGGATGATACAGCTGGCGCTGATCGCTTCGGTTCTTGGGGCGCTGGGGTTCATCGTCCATTCTCTGACATCCCGGCATTCTGTCGTTGATTTGCGCCTTTTTGCGGATCGCAACTTTGCCCTGTGCAACTTAGTGATAGCGGGGTTCGCGATCTCATTGTTTGGCGGGATCGCCATACTGCCAACCTTTGTGCAAAGCCTGCTCGATTACCCCGTGATCGAATCCGGTCATTTGTTCATACCGCGCGGGATCGCCGCAGGTGCATCGATGGTGCTGACCGGGGCCGTACTGGTCACCCGGTTTGATCCACGAGTTTTAGCCGGGTTAGGGATGCTGTTGACAGCACTGGGGAATTTCATGTTGGGCACGCTCAACCTCGACGCCGGTTTCTGGCAACTGGCTTGGCCGGGCTTTGTCAGTGGTCTGGGGATGGGGCTGGTGTTTGTGCCGATGTCTATTCTGGCATTCGAGAGCATCAGTAAATCAAGGCAGGATGAGGCCTCGGGCCTATTCAACGTCACCAGGCAGCTTGGCTCTTCGGTAGGTATTTCATTAGTGGGGACTTGGGTCGTGCGAGGCCTGCAAACCAATACGGCAGTGCTCAGCCAGAATGTGACACCCTACAATCCTGCTGCACAGGCTTATCTTGCGCCGCTGGGGCTGACACCCGATAGCGCTCAGGGCGCCGCCATTCTGGGGCAAGAGATCGCACGGCAGGCCGAGATGATCTCGTACCTTACTGTATTCAACAATCTTGGACTGCTGGCGTTGGCCACGATCCCACTGTTGTTCTTCTGCCGCGCGCCCAGGCCCGACCAAAGGGCTGCAGCACCCGTTCACTAG
- a CDS encoding HlyD family secretion protein, whose translation MKSFKAIAAAGILVTIAVGLFLFWRHEERYPSTKDAYIGANIIYVAAQVTGQVSDVAVVENQPVNAGDLLFSIDPTQFQASVDQAKANLDSAIQQADSFSNQITAAQAAVESANSFYETAQSNLERARALFSDGDLAQASLDQTTSEFAQASARLTTSRSELSALQSGLAARQDNVLSSQAALEIAQADLVWTKVYAAADGWIANLTLRPGSSVSANAPQFSIVESSDWWVDANFKETSLPRIRPGQPVTVQVDMLPDTTLTGKVASIGRGSGDTFSLLPSENSSGNWVKVTRRFAVRIELDPTDAPLRVGGSSKVTVDTTGTSQ comes from the coding sequence ATGAAGTCATTCAAGGCAATTGCCGCCGCAGGGATCCTGGTCACGATTGCTGTTGGATTGTTCCTTTTCTGGCGGCATGAAGAGCGGTATCCGTCAACAAAAGACGCCTATATCGGCGCGAATATCATCTATGTGGCCGCACAGGTGACCGGGCAGGTTTCAGACGTTGCGGTGGTCGAAAACCAGCCGGTCAATGCAGGCGATTTGCTGTTCTCGATTGATCCGACACAGTTCCAAGCCTCGGTCGATCAGGCCAAAGCTAATCTGGACAGTGCCATTCAGCAGGCTGACTCCTTCTCGAACCAGATCACCGCTGCACAGGCCGCTGTCGAAAGCGCCAACTCGTTCTACGAAACGGCTCAGAGCAATCTTGAACGCGCCCGAGCTTTGTTTTCGGACGGGGACCTCGCGCAGGCCTCGCTGGACCAAACTACATCCGAATTCGCACAGGCTTCGGCCCGGTTGACCACCAGCCGGTCCGAGCTTTCCGCATTGCAAAGTGGTCTCGCGGCCCGGCAGGACAATGTGTTGTCCTCACAGGCTGCGTTGGAAATCGCGCAGGCCGATCTTGTCTGGACCAAGGTCTATGCCGCGGCCGATGGCTGGATCGCAAATCTGACACTGCGGCCAGGGTCGTCTGTCTCGGCCAATGCGCCGCAGTTTTCCATTGTCGAGTCGTCTGACTGGTGGGTCGATGCAAATTTCAAGGAAACATCACTGCCACGCATCCGACCCGGTCAGCCGGTCACAGTGCAGGTGGATATGCTTCCAGACACGACCCTGACCGGCAAGGTTGCGTCGATCGGTCGAGGCTCGGGCGATACGTTTTCGTTGTTGCCGTCCGAAAACTCCAGCGGCAACTGGGTCAAGGTCACTCGACGGTTTGCGGTGCGGATCGAGCTTGATCCAACCGACGCCCCGCTGCGTGTTGGAGGCAGCAGCAAAGTTACGGTGGATACAACCGGAACCAGCCAATGA
- a CDS encoding cytochrome o ubiquinol/quinol oxidase subunit IV, with translation MDKRSEMHHRERRRYVIGYGGSLLLTLVVFVIAYHFGIETPGVYMTIGLLGLAQLVVQLIYFLHIDRRRSSREDLDLVLFSTLVLLIIIGGTVWILGNLAMRMHMQVM, from the coding sequence ATGGATAAACGATCCGAGATGCATCACCGCGAACGGCGGCGTTACGTGATTGGCTATGGTGGGTCACTGCTGCTCACGCTGGTGGTATTTGTGATCGCCTATCATTTCGGTATTGAAACACCAGGCGTCTATATGACCATAGGCCTTCTGGGGTTGGCACAACTGGTTGTTCAACTGATCTATTTTCTACACATCGACCGCCGCCGCAGCAGCCGAGAGGATCTGGACCTGGTTCTGTTCTCGACACTTGTTCTGCTGATTATCATCGGCGGGACAGTTTGGATTCTGGGCAATCTGGCCATGCGCATGCATATGCAGGTGATGTGA
- a CDS encoding cytochrome c oxidase subunit 3: MRRAPKHSYPGINLGEDHASAHKATEVVTFGFWVFLMSDLVYFGLMFAIYITMIDAQAGGPGPHELFDLKSIFAQTLILLTSSLTVGLAMLALKYNLPRARIVLWFGVTLLLGLSFLVLEIRDFMNMAAQGGIPQRSGFLSAFYGLVPLHGLHVAAGCLWLIVLGIQLRMFGLTDLLMSRMVRLALFWHFLDLIWIGIITIVYFGGLAYG, encoded by the coding sequence ATGAGGCGCGCACCCAAGCACAGCTATCCGGGGATAAACCTCGGCGAGGACCACGCCAGCGCCCACAAGGCGACCGAGGTCGTCACTTTCGGCTTCTGGGTCTTCCTGATGAGCGATCTGGTCTATTTCGGCCTGATGTTCGCGATCTATATCACCATGATAGACGCGCAGGCCGGCGGTCCAGGCCCGCATGAGCTGTTCGACCTGAAAAGCATCTTTGCCCAGACTCTCATTCTGCTGACCAGCAGTTTGACCGTCGGGCTGGCGATGTTGGCGCTGAAATACAACCTGCCTCGGGCACGGATCGTGCTGTGGTTCGGAGTGACTCTGTTGCTGGGGCTCAGTTTTCTGGTTTTGGAAATCCGTGATTTCATGAACATGGCAGCCCAAGGCGGTATCCCACAGCGTAGCGGGTTTTTGTCGGCCTTCTATGGTCTCGTACCGCTCCACGGCTTGCATGTTGCAGCCGGGTGTCTGTGGCTAATCGTGCTGGGTATTCAGCTGCGTATGTTCGGGCTGACCGATCTGCTGATGTCGCGTATGGTGCGGTTGGCGCTATTCTGGCATTTCCTCGATCTTATCTGGATCGGCATAATAACCATCGTGTATTTCGGAGGGCTGGCCTATGGATAA
- a CDS encoding cbb3-type cytochrome c oxidase subunit I — protein sequence MTNAETGFFGRLSWDAFPIAGLIQNPGANEIIANAAAAIVIVGVVVVIGILTWFRLWGPLWRDWLTSADHKKIGIMYIVFAIVMLARGVLEGVVMRAQQAAGPGDGFLEPEHFAELFSTHGTIMVFFVAVPFVFGVANYIIPLMIGARDVAFPVMNQIGLGLTVSAGLMLMVSLVVGEFSTGGWTAYPPYTGAAFNPGVGPDYWIWAIVVSGVGTTLTGINFAVTIYKLRAPGMKFMRLPMYCWTIICSSILIIFAMPPLGVAALLLAADRYLDFHFFTNDLGGNMMNYANLFWLFGHPEVYLLVLPAYGIYSEVFATFSAKRLYGYNSLVIATMSIAVMSFTVWLHHFFTMGQSALINAVFGIATMLIAIPTGVKVYDWMATLYRGRIRFSVPMLYGLAFLMLFVIGGLSGVVLANPTVDYQVHNTLFLVAHFHNALLPGVLFGLLAGYNYWFPKAFGFRLNEFWGRVSVFCWTVGFLLTFMPLYFVGLMGMPRRSFSWEDPSFHPYMITAAIGSLVITCGLLSILVQLWVSIRDREQTRAPVGDPWDGRTLEWSIPSPPPPYNFAIIPQVSDRDDFAAAKERGQAYPAPAAYEDIEMPRNTGIGFILCVLSGIWMFSLVWWIWWLAALMTIAMILAIIIWSFDTSTEVIIPAEEVRKEHEAWLALVHSTAAVDRDHESTPENCGLARPDMEAVT from the coding sequence ATGACAAATGCCGAGACCGGTTTCTTCGGTCGCCTGAGCTGGGATGCATTTCCCATCGCTGGACTGATCCAGAATCCTGGCGCAAATGAGATCATTGCAAACGCTGCTGCTGCCATTGTGATCGTGGGCGTAGTGGTAGTGATTGGCATCCTGACGTGGTTCCGGTTGTGGGGCCCGCTCTGGCGCGATTGGCTGACCAGCGCTGATCACAAGAAGATCGGCATCATGTACATTGTCTTCGCCATCGTCATGCTAGCGCGGGGCGTCCTGGAAGGCGTAGTGATGCGGGCCCAACAGGCGGCGGGACCGGGGGACGGATTTCTGGAACCCGAGCATTTCGCGGAACTGTTTAGCACTCATGGCACCATAATGGTGTTCTTCGTCGCGGTACCTTTTGTCTTTGGCGTCGCTAATTACATAATTCCACTCATGATAGGCGCGCGCGACGTGGCCTTTCCGGTGATGAACCAGATCGGGCTTGGTCTGACCGTATCGGCCGGGCTGATGCTGATGGTCTCGCTGGTGGTCGGAGAGTTCTCGACCGGTGGCTGGACCGCGTATCCACCCTATACCGGAGCAGCTTTTAATCCCGGCGTTGGGCCGGATTACTGGATTTGGGCCATCGTGGTCTCTGGCGTGGGCACAACACTGACTGGCATCAACTTTGCCGTCACGATCTACAAGCTGCGTGCGCCGGGGATGAAGTTCATGCGGTTGCCCATGTATTGCTGGACGATAATCTGCAGCTCGATTCTGATCATCTTTGCCATGCCCCCCCTTGGCGTAGCTGCATTGTTGCTGGCCGCTGACCGATATCTCGATTTCCACTTCTTCACCAATGACCTTGGCGGCAACATGATGAACTATGCCAACCTGTTCTGGCTGTTTGGTCACCCTGAGGTCTACCTGTTGGTCCTGCCTGCATATGGTATCTATTCCGAAGTCTTTGCCACCTTTTCGGCCAAGCGTCTCTATGGTTACAACTCACTGGTCATCGCAACAATGTCGATTGCGGTCATGTCCTTCACGGTTTGGTTGCATCATTTCTTCACCATGGGGCAAAGCGCTCTGATCAACGCGGTGTTCGGGATTGCCACGATGCTGATCGCCATTCCGACCGGGGTAAAGGTCTATGACTGGATGGCGACTCTGTACCGTGGGCGCATTCGATTCTCGGTCCCGATGCTTTATGGCCTTGCGTTCTTGATGTTGTTCGTCATCGGCGGCCTCAGCGGAGTGGTTCTTGCCAATCCAACCGTCGACTATCAGGTCCATAATACGCTGTTTCTGGTTGCGCATTTCCACAACGCGTTGCTACCAGGTGTGCTGTTCGGGTTGCTCGCCGGCTATAACTACTGGTTCCCAAAGGCCTTTGGGTTCCGTCTAAACGAGTTCTGGGGCCGCGTTTCGGTTTTCTGCTGGACGGTTGGGTTTCTGCTGACCTTCATGCCGCTCTACTTCGTTGGTCTGATGGGCATGCCCCGCCGGTCGTTCAGTTGGGAGGATCCCAGCTTTCACCCCTACATGATCACCGCCGCCATAGGATCGCTAGTGATTACTTGCGGGTTGCTTTCGATCCTGGTCCAATTGTGGGTCAGTATACGCGACCGAGAACAGACCCGCGCACCGGTCGGTGATCCTTGGGACGGGCGCACGCTGGAATGGTCGATCCCGTCTCCGCCGCCACCCTACAACTTCGCTATTATTCCGCAGGTTAGTGACCGCGATGACTTTGCTGCAGCTAAGGAGCGCGGACAAGCCTATCCTGCACCCGCGGCCTACGAAGATATCGAGATGCCGCGCAACACCGGCATCGGGTTTATCCTCTGCGTGCTCAGTGGCATCTGGATGTTCTCTCTGGTCTGGTGGATCTGGTGGCTGGCAGCACTGATGACCATCGCGATGATCCTCGCCATTATCATCTGGAGTTTCGACACCAGCACCGAGGTCATAATCCCCGCCGAAGAGGTCCGCAAAGAACACGAGGCGTGGTTGGCGCTGGTCCACAGCACCGCCGCTGTGGATCGCGATCATGAAAGTACACCGGAAAATTGCGGCCTCGCCCGCCCGGATATGGAGGCCGTGACATGA